In a genomic window of Paramecium tetraurelia macronuclear, complete genome:
- a CDS encoding DRIM-related protein — MVKYIPTKRQSKKETLQEPKQAARVIRHYHLEEKVDKRHRFKTTKQQREEIDINLQRRIEDIHIETKSDISGCYFRDIIELKRSSLSTLMEKRYMNESYNYAQSLPQILVNLKQLLDIAYTYLKEKSSKNLVLDTLPYLIKDTREEFYPYLETTIREILSQIDIEQVEHLEKSFLFIAYAIKYLEKVLINQFEPFIQLMQEVCFSSKFNIIKKLASEAVGYLFRKNRTLIHRALCIVDHKQLSYSIYISIQSIKGYLANNTFKVIDEIWKTENKELISQFYIVLVQNVVEKPHQSPKIMISLLEIFKDLKQRTQSLDQIILIELLKNNKRKVTPQIVNEIITFVNDSDSIGYLLRLHNIQIEEIIISNSTFVNKMLNQITIEEFSSIIEVILQQPTHQSSNIYKLLIAATFQQLFRQKEEALILLLKLDEIHCIDKLTPDQLDQLYNSELFNKLLETDNNFYILSLCKLIQMVEFPPQIKQQIINKLQVTLNILNKKIISQDQKIDYSEIIEKIEKLSQHKLEITEEVELLYAEQHQDNKSFEDGIMIKILQNPEIKQIELNRSIYNLFSRMNLQTKEFFTLMKNIPQNHLEIGLMSRKRQIRLICAQQLNQIENSEQLQLMIDIDSEKINIDNERRIKNSIINLKNLVNKSTNYKQIERYAFGLAFTKFLLVRQTIRELLSTVLSKCNIQSILRIFLITHYQYEKVNLSYLDKHCYLEQDEEQLESQVCFDEVFAQAIQHCELNQSIKQTIFEISTKYLQQQYDEDINCSKVEQYYKRRYGDKTSQFHLKMLHQSSQIQLFKHWLLKDDESTQMIALNNIKFVEIQNNLQEYHGIINEFFSSMEQMINGNTFKGEIIRFQLDLPQHLQEQYKLYILNVLYPKIFSKQKLHKKKHKNSAIQVRRNAVFEQLSNLNLQNELITLIQANHGFHNDLNEVPIQIKIQYLKILKNLIEKFGYQINVEQLEKQITIIRQLLNQAYELKQNENVTSLSKELWKVGVKRLCQIVNKYHCEQTYTSMIQNNLQFCLQDNGFIQGFEKIVIDSKSQPSGVLKLLQNICLIKDYQQFLCQNHELLLSRFFLLYDFTYIKQIHLGQDEDGRLAHQLKQQISQKISSQRNCIQILNSILYSIYQLSEPSATIELEPNQLSSLFSQQYGELLLSCLLNNVRSNIESESDQIKDINMVYLIYTILMNRKEIKNSILNECLFLFSKQINNPKLYDSQIYNHNLMGKLLNNCIKCILDKEIVVEYQLVVDLFQSYSKLLILVKNLTTRNLLVDVIISMAHKFKEQYPLNENDVYLLKAMNQRNQVTEEIEFEKCLEACLQFQKIIHNNQQTTELILQNCFYLLTSSELSIRISVLEIFKSYLSKNIQSDYIKQNYLPQMIQIMKINEETSVKAAIQLFEQYLLCIKIDEYTQQILNNQPLNMIDEQYDSNYCEFKVLFENENADQNVFNLLFDIQLTKRIKGVQLIQKRLSQIPILLIDSISKIMLPLLDFYIFYAGGELNNHKHKLTDANKSHYLTLQDVSIQMYGYICSQFDFDRRISLMQQLTKKLEKSMIGNKQQLSNALIKTITVIASNKDDNFNVIKLIKERLQMNSESKLQDYLQQYISIEDEQQNAQIIDFEFSYRSLIQQEKDLAKVREIKDVSNQFWNQIIDITVDEIQEWQERSNILLKQIYLPLKNLFLLDEKHRVQLCISLTELIIQLPPENFMVELNRLVGKLCRLLKSKDNDVRDETRKCLLDLSRKIGPIFLKFIIIQMKSILIQGFENHVLSYTLGLLLEQITEIGQIDNCLEEIMEILLDEVFGRLCTEKDTETLPKKTKELKSKKGMQNFKMVGQLINFVNSLPKLIGTIDYYITQYQISHNLQSKLRLIFEHLYLGLINNSSVQNLVQVIYLMICETSYKLADSLKQSHNLDFTYAQGTYKRITKEDIMTIQLPSYGSQSISTYIKQNKLKTSSTIIYGLVNFLSIKLLHHNIQNVEDSPLLQKMFSIILDCLSHKDMITECVSVISAMIKKFDWVTQFKKQIVQNAMQCLSTITSTDEQFIRDSFLLLKAILDSKLNEFTLQQQKTLVHFIDLYLESNEALECLKLIIHEIWPLPQIYDIIMKVRESMLQTTKKTQHLSQQIYINFLIKYPLSSQVLQQHYDFIIANLQYKYFGGRQIILQCLQQIFQFFPQDTVNKLSEISYFSLIVALVKEDVDSLKEQLSNVLNILIQKTTQDKIMKFTQNSLIWMTNEKLKVQISGLESLYILKDHLKYYQSKFILSSNELIDKCITNWNEWKNTIQAKNIQNKNLKNSQWANELEAISVSEFPELQESLCSLLKLLNVIDESQLILIYEQNTICKLFKCLSYPHQETANQAIQLFIRSKHLAIIHTQIQIQQDHIVKNMQNITKYLFLIKFARNQIIVNQELTFQFILDYLNLLKELNQQSLIQLIFDCILKITTNLMAKQLKLNKGIENLMEFYKYIMSNGFESNQKMIESTLKIQSLQQDMPIIDQILKLIEKQLGPQEFISMYSVIQQELNKVKGERKIQTKMLAIKDPQKFQEKRQRKMKTKLMQKKNKLLMKRGKIAKE; from the exons atggttAAATATATTCCTACAAAGCGtcaatcaaaaaaagaaacaCTATAGGAACCAAAGTAAGCAGCTAGAGTTATCCGACACTATCATCTTGAGGAAAAAGTTGATAAAAGACACAGATTCAAAACCACAAAATAATAGagagaagaaattgatattaatctTTAACGTAGAATTGAAGACATTCATATTGAAACTAAATCAGATATCTCTGGTTGTTACTTTAGAGACATCATTGAGTTGAAGCGAAGCTCTTTAT CTACATTAATGGAAAAAAGGTATATGAATGAGTCATACAATTATGCATAATCCTTACCTTAAATCTTAGTCAATCTGAAATAATTACTTGATATTGCTTATACTTACTTAAAAGAAAAG AGTAGCAAAAATTTAGTTCTCGACACCTTgccatatttaattaaggatACGAGAGAAGAATTTTATCCATATTTAGAAACAACAATTAGAgaaattttatcttaaattgatattgaataagTAGAACATTTAGAAAAGAGCTTCTTATTCATAGCTTatgcaattaaatatttagaaaaagtgttaataaattaatttgaaccTTTCATTTAACTAATGTAAGAAGTCTGCTTctcttcaaaatttaatattatcaagaAATTAGCCTCTGAGGCTGTaggatatttatttagaaaaaatagaacCTTAATACATAGAGCTTTGTGTATCGTAGATCATAAATAGCTTAGTTACTCCAtctatatttctatttaatcaatcaaagGATACTTAGCAAACAATACTTTTAAAgttattgatgaaatttgGAAGACagaaaataaagaacttatttcataattttatatagtCTTGGTTCAAAATGTCGTTGAGAAACCTCATTAATCTCCAAAAATCATGATTAGTTTATtggaaatatttaaagatttaaaatagagaACATAATCTCtcgattaaataattttgattgaactactgaaaaataataaaaggaagGTTACACCTTAAATcgtaaatgaaattataacaTTTGTTAATGATTCTGATTCTATTGGTTATTTATTAAGACTccataatatataaattgaagagaTCATCATTTCAAACAGTAcatttgtaaataaaatgcttaactaaattacaattgaagaattttCCAGCATTATTGAAGTAATTTTGTAATAGCCAACTCATTAAAGttccaatatttataaactcTTAATTGCAGCAACTTTCTAGTAGCTATTcagataaaaagaagaagcattaattttgttattgaaattagatgaaatcCATTGTATTGATAAATTGACACCTGATTAATTAgatcaattatataattcagaattatttaacaagTTATTGGAAACCGACAACAATTTTTACATACTTTcattatgtaaattaattcagaTGGTAGAATTTCCAccatagattaaataataaataattaataaattgtaagtaactctaaatattttaaataagaaaataatttcttaagatcagaaaatagattattctgaaataatagaaaaaatcGAAAAACTAAGCCAacataaattagaaataacaGAAGAAGTTGAATTGTTATATGCAGAATAACATTAAGAcaataaatcatttgaagatggaataatgattaaaattttgtaaaatccagaaataaaataaattgaattgaatagatctatttataatttattcagtagaatgaatttataaacaaaagAATTCTTTactttaatgaaaaatattccATAGAATCATTTAGAAATTGGTTTAATGAGtagaaaaagataaattagattgatcTGTGCATAacagttaaattaaatagagaattccgaataattgcaattaatgATTGATATCGATAGtgagaaaattaatattgataatgagaggagaattaaaaattcaataattaatttaaaaaacttagttaataaaagtacaaattataaataaattgaaagataTGCTTTTGGGCTTGcatttactaaatttttattggtTAGATAAACAATAAGAGAGTTATTGAGCACAGTATTATCTAAATGCAATATATAAAGTATTTTgagaatatttttgattacacattattaatatgaaaaagtGAATTTGTCTTATTTGGATAAACACTGTTATTTAGAATAGgatgaagaataattagagTCTTAAGTTTGTTTTGATGAAGTATTTGCGTAGGCTATTCAGCATTGtgaattgaattaatctattaaacaAACTATCTTCGAAATTTCaacaaaatatttgtaataatagtATGACGAAGATATTAATTGTAGTAAagtagaataatattataagagAAGGTATGGCGATAAAACATCtcaatttcatttgaaaatGTTACATTAATCATCTTAAATTCAACTTTTTAAACATTGGTTACTAAAAGATGATGAATCGACATAGATGATAGcattaaataacataaaatttgtagagatctaaaataatttataagaatatcaTGGTATTATTAATGAGTTTTTCAGTAGTATGGAATAGATGATTAATGGTAATACATTTAAAGGTGAAATCATAAGGTTTTAATTGGATCTACCTTAacatttataagaataatataaattatatattcttaatgttttatatccaaaaatatttagtaaataaaaaCTACACAAGAAAAAGCATAAGAATTCTGCCATTTAAGTTAGAAGGAATGCagtatttgaataattaagcaacctaaacttataaaatgaattaattactttgatATAAGCTAACCACGGTTTtcataatgatttaaatgaagtgcctattcaaataaagatataatatttgaaaattttaaagaatttgattgAGAAATTtggttattaaattaatgttgaATAATTGGAGAAATAAATCACTATAATTagacaattattaaatcaagcatatgaattaaaataaaatgaaaatgttaCTTCCTTATCTAAAGAATTATGGAAGGTGGGAGTTAAAAGGTTATgttaaatagtaaataagTATCATTGTGAACAAACTTATACATCGATGATctaaaacaatttataattctgtTTATAAGATAACGGATTCATTTAAGGATTTGAGAAAATAGTGATAGATTCTAAATCATAACCATCTGgagtattaaaattactctaaaatatttgtttgataaaagattattaataattcctATGTTAAAATCACGAATTACTCCTTAGTagatttttcttattatatgattttaCTTACATCAAACAAATTCATTTAGGTTAGGATGAAGATGGTCGATTGGCTCATTAACTTAAACAGTAAATATCACAAAAGATTTCATCCTAAAGAAATTgtattcaaattctaaatagtATTTTGTATTCAATATATCAATTGAGTGAACCATCAGCaacaattgaattagaaCCAAATCAACTTAGCTCTTTATTTTCCTAACAATATGGTGAACTATTATTAAGTTGTCTATTGAACAACGTTCGTTCTAATATTGAGTCAGAGagtgattaaattaaagatatcaatatggtttatctaatttatacaattttgatgaatagaaaggaaattaagaattcaattctgaatgaatgtttatttttgttcagtaaataaataaataatcctAAATTGTATGATAgtcaaatatataatcacAATTTAATGggtaaattattaaataactgCATAAAATGCATTTTAGATAAAGAAATAGTAGTTGAGTACTAATTGGTGgttgatttattttagtcATATTCAAAActcttaattttagttaagaATTTGACCACAAGAAATCTATTAGTAGACGTCATAATTTCGATGGCtcataaatttaaggaaTAATACCCTTTAAATGAAAACGACGTTTATCTATTAAAGGCAATGAACTAAAGAAATCAGGTAACTGAAGagattgaatttgaaaagtGCTTAGAGGCTTgtttacaattttaaaagatcATCCACAATAATTAACAAACAactgaattaattttataaaattgcttttatttattaacaagttcagaattatcaattagaatTTCAGTTTTAGAGATATTTAAGAGTTATTTAAGTAAGAATATACAATctgattatataaaataaaattatctaccttaaatgatttaaataatgaaaatcaaCGAAGAAACTTCAGTTAAAGctgcaatttaattatttgaataatatttattatgcaTAAAGATAGATGAATACACATAATAAATTCTGAATAATCAACcattaaatatgattgatgaataatatgATAGCAATTATTGTGAATTTAAAGTGTTGTTTGAGAATGAGAATGCCGATTAAAATGTATTCAATTTActatttgatatataattaacCAAAAGAATCAAGGGTgttcaattgatttagaaaagATTGTCATAAATTCCAATTCTTTTGATTGAttcaatatctaaaattatgttgcctcttttagatttttatatattttacgCAGGAGgtgaattgaataatcataaaCACAAATTGACAGACGCTAATAAATCACACTATTTAACTTTACAAGATGtttctatttaaatgtaTGGGTACATCTGTAgccaatttgattttgatagaAGAATAAGTCTCATGCAATAATTGACTAAAAAGTTAGAGAAGAGCATGATAGggaataaacaataattgtCAAATGCTCTTATTAAGACAATTACAGTGATTGCTTCTAATAAAGATGACAATTTTAATGTcatcaaattgattaaagaaaGATTGCAAATGAATTcagaatcaaaattataggATTACTTGCAATAATACATAAGTATTGaggatgaataataaaatgctcAAATCATCGATTTTGAATTCAGTTATAGAAGCTTAATTTAACAAGAGAAGGATTTAGCAAAAGTTAGAGAAATCAAAGATGTTTCTAATCaattttggaattaaattatagatattaCTGTTGATGAAATTTAGGAATGGTAGGAAagatcaaatatattattaaagtaaatttatttacctttaaaaaatctatttttattggaTGAAAAACATAGAGTGTAACTATGTATATCTTTGAcagaattgattatataattgcCACCTGAAAACTTCATGGTAGAATTAAATAGACTTGTTGGCAAATTATGTAGGTTATTGAAGAGTAAAGATAATGACGTGAGAGATGAAACCAGAAAATGCTTATTGGATTTAAGTAGAAAAATTGGAcctatatttttaaaattcatcatcatttaaatgaaatctatACTTATTTAAGGATTTGAAAATCATGTTCTATCTTATACTTTaggattattattagaataaatcaCCGAAATTGGTCAAATTGACAATTGCTTAGAAGAAATAAtggaaatattattagatgaGGTATTCGGAAGATTATGCACAGAAAAAGATACTGAGACTTTACCTAAGAAAACTAAAGAACTTAAAAGTAAAAAAGGAATgcagaattttaaaatggttggtcaattaattaattttgttaattcactacctaaattaattggaactatagattattatattactCAATATTAGATTTCTCACAATTTATAAAGCAAACTTCGACTTATCTTTGAACATCTATATTtaggattaattaataattcatcgGTTCAAAACTTAGTTTAAGTAATCTATCTCATGATTTGCGAAACTAGTTATAAACTAGCAGATTCCTTGAAATAAAGTcacaatttagattttactTATGCTCAAGGAACCTATAAACGAATTACTAAAGAAGATATTATGACAATTTAATTACCATCCTATGGATCATAATCTATATCTACTTAcatcaaataaaacaaattgaaaaCATCAAGTACAATTATTTATGGCCTTGTAAATTTTCTTAGCATCAAGCTTCTTCaccataatatttaaaatgttgaAGATTCTCCTCTTTTATAGAAGATGTTCtcaatcattttagattGTCTAAGTCATAAAGACATGATTACCGAATGTGTATCAGTCATTTCAGCAATGATCAAAAAGTTCGATTGGGTCacctaatttaaaaaatagattgtCTAAAATGCTATGTAATGCTTATCTACTATAACATCAActgatgaataatttatcagGGATTCATTTCTCTTATTAAAAGCTATTTTAGATAGCAAGCTCAATGAATTCactttacaataataaaaaacattAGTTCATTTTATAGATCTCTATTTAGAATCCAATGAAGCATTAGAATGcttgaaattgattattcatgAAATTTGGCCATTGccataaatttatgatatcatTATGAAAGTTAGAGAATCCATGTTATAAACAACCAAAAAGACGTAACATCTAtcctaataaatttacattaattttctaataaaatatcctTTATCAAGTTAAGTCTTATAATAacattatgattttataattgcaaatctatagtataaatattttggtGGAAGGTAAATCATCCTTTAATGCttgtaataaatattctagTTTTTCCCATAAGATActgttaataaattatcagaaatttcatatttctCTTTGATTGTGGCATTGGTTAAAGAAGATGTAGATTCTCTAAAAGAACAACTGAGCAATGtgttaaatatattgatatagAAGACTActtaagataaaattatgaaatttactcaaaattctttgatttggATGACAAATGAGAAATTAAAGGTTTAAATATCAGGCTTAGAGagtttatatattttaaaagatcatctgaagtattattaatctaaattcattttatcttCAAATGAGTTAATTGATAAGTGTATCACTAATTGGAATGAATGGAAAAATACAATCTAAGCCAAGAATATTCAAAACAAAAACCTAAAAAATAGTCAATGGGCTAATGAATTAGAGGCAATATCAGTCTCAGAATTTCCAGAGTTATAAGAATCACTCTGttctttattaaaacttCTAAATGTAATTGATGAAagctaattaattttaatttatgaataaaatactatttgtaaattattcaaatgttTATCATATCCACACTAAGAAACTGCAAATCAggctatttaattatttataagatcTAAGCACTTAGCAATTATTCAtactcaaatttaaatttaacaagACCACATTGTCAAAAACATGTAAAATATAACCAAATATctcttcttaataaaatttgcaagaaatcaaattattgtaaatcaaGAACTaacattctaatttattttagattatctaaatttattaaaagaattaaaccAGCAAtctctaattcaattaatttttgattgtatattaaaaattacaacaaatttaatggcgaaataattaaaattaaataaaggaattgaaaatttaatggaATTTTACAAATACATAATGAGTAATGGATTTGAAAGCAATCAAAAAATGATAGAGAGCACATTGAAAATtcaatcattataataagataTGCCAATAATAGACTAG attttgaaattgatagaGAAATAGCTAGGACCTCAAGAATTCATATCTATGTATTCTGTAATTTAACAAGAGTTAAATAAAGTGAAAGGGGAGAGGAAGATATAAACGAAGATGTTAGCAATAAAAGACCCTTAGAAATTTTAGgaaaaaagataaagaaaGATGAAAACCAAGTTGATgtagaaaaagaataaattattaatgaaaagaGGCAAAATTGCTAAGGAATGA
- a CDS encoding Phenylalanyl-tRNA synthetase alpha subunit, with translation MDQKQDHANTILTQLESAETLNSLEVAKSLSINHQDLVGCLLQLESANYIKTEGLKQDQLILTDEGNTILNSQSGEYEIYQKVPEAGISMVDLQKVFGIEQVPKVKQEQGEKKEKQVEDPKKRQFDQGFGNAKKMGYIKMDKGVITKVANDLPDKIKLELQSFNTIKLGSQQAKLLVERKLAMISTIKYFEIKKGFKYAPKFREQFAALTTEQLLSGEWKECEYKSINLNAEGEKISMGNLHPLLKVRKQFSQILIGLGFEEMPTNQFVESSFWNFDALFQPQKHPARDAHDTFFCSDPELSEEVDTTLRDKVKSMHQTGGVGSIGYQYEWSHEESRKNILRTHTTAVSSKMLYRIAQQYKEKGYFPKKYFSIDKVFRNETLDATHLAEFHQIEGVVIDKNASLGQLMGIIREFFRQIGINKLWFKPTYNPYTEPSMEIYGYHPVLKKKVEIGNSGVFRPEMLAPLGFPEDVNVIAWGLGLERPTMIYYDIRDIRTMVGPEVKVETVRSNAFCVFESK, from the exons atggaTTAAAAGCAAGATCATGCAAATACCATTCTGACTTAATTGGAGTCAGCAGAAACCCTAAACTCTCTGGAAGTGGCTAAATCTTTGTCtattaatcattaagatCTTGTTGGGTGTCTATTGCAATTAGAATCtgcaaattatattaagacAGAA gGATTAAAATAGGATTAATTGATCTTAACTGATGAAGGCAATACCATATTAAACTCTCAATCAGGAGAGTATGAAATCTATTAGAAAGTACCAGAAGCAGGAATATCAATGGTTGATTTATAAAAGGTATTTGGAATTGAACAAGTGCCTAAAGTGAAATAGGAATAAGgagaaaagaaagaaaaataagttGAAGATCCAAAAAAAAGGTAATTTGATTAAGGTTTTGGAAATGCTAAGAAGATGGGCTATATTAAGATGGATAAAGGAGTGATAACTAAAGTTGCTAATGATTTGcctgataaaattaaattggaattataatcatttaacaCTATTAAATTAGGCTCATAATAAGCTAAATTATTAGTTGAAAGGAAACTCGCTATGATTTctactattaaatattttgaaatcaaaaaaggGTTTAAATACGCTCCAAAATTCAGAGAATAATTTGCAGCTTTAACTACAGAGTAATTATTAAGTGGAGAGTGGAAAGAGTGTGAATACAAaagcattaatttaaatgctgAAGGAGAAAAGA tttctATGGGTAATTTGCATCCACTTTTAAAGGTAAGGAAATAGTTTTCATAAATACTTATTGGATTAGGATTTGAAGAAATGCCAACCAATCAATTTGTGGAATCTTCTTTCTGGAATTTCGATGCTCTATTTTAACCATAAAAACATCCAGCAAGAGATGCTCATGATACTTTCTTTTGCAGCGATCCAGAATTGAGTGAAGAGGTTGACACAACTCTTAGAGATAAGGTTAAATCTATGCATTAGACAGGAGGTGTTGGTAGTATTGGGTATCAATATGAATGGTCACATGAAGAATCcagaaaaaatatattaagaacTCATACAACAGCTGTCTCTTCCAAAATGTTATATAGAATTGCATAACAATATAAAGAAAAGGGTTACTTCCCAAAGAAATACTTTAGTATTGATAAAGTGTTTAGAAATGAAACTTTAGATGCTACTCATTTGGCTGAATTTCACTAGATTGAAGGAGTTGTCATTGATAAGAATGCTTCATTAGGATAACTAATGGGTATTATTAGAGAGTTCTTTAGATAAATtggaattaataaattgtggTTTAAACCAACATATAATCCATATACCGAGCCGAGTATGGAAATTTATG GATATCATCCTGTTCTAAAAAAGAAAGTAGAGATAGGCAATTCTGGTGTGTTTAGACCTGAAATGTTGGCACCTCTTGGATTTCCAGAAGATGTGAATGTAATTGCATGGGGATTGGGATTGGAAAGACCCACTATGATTTATTACGACATTCGAGATATTAGAACTATGGTTGGACCAGAAGTCAAAGTTGAAACTGTTAGATCTAATGCTTTCTGTGTCTTTGAAAGTAAgtga